The Pontibacter pudoricolor genome contains a region encoding:
- a CDS encoding CCA tRNA nucleotidyltransferase encodes METIKLPDNPVFDVVASAAAELGVDAYVIGGFVRDLVLKRPSKDIDVVCIGDGIALAELVSKNLPHKPKVSVFKNFGTAMLRFNDWEVEFVGARKESYREHSRKPEVELGTLDDDLKRRDFTINALGISLNKANYGQLIDEFNGLKDMKRKIIRTPLEPGITFSDDPLRMMRAIRFATQLGFDIDPDTFDAITDNKERIKIVSQERITDELNKIILAPVPSYGFKLLFASGLLHLIFPKMVELQGVETKNGNSHKDNFYHTLQVLDNVAQVSDDLWLRWSAILHDIAKPDTKRYSPKVGWTFHGHEDRGARMVPKIFKDLKLPLNEHMRFVQKLVKLHLRPIALVKDTVTDSALRRLLFETGDDIDALMALCRADITSKNDVKVKRYIQNFDKVEKRLVEVEESDKLRNFQPVITGEIIMETFDLKPSKTVGDLKEVLTEAILEGKVKNEFDEAYSYLLQVGEQKGLQVVNKKTL; translated from the coding sequence ATGGAAACTATAAAACTGCCCGATAATCCGGTTTTTGATGTGGTAGCTTCTGCAGCGGCAGAGCTTGGTGTAGATGCTTACGTTATCGGTGGCTTTGTGCGCGACCTGGTGTTAAAACGGCCTTCCAAAGATATTGACGTGGTCTGTATCGGGGACGGAATAGCCCTGGCCGAGTTAGTTTCCAAAAACCTGCCCCATAAACCAAAAGTCTCTGTTTTTAAGAATTTTGGTACGGCCATGCTTCGGTTTAATGATTGGGAAGTGGAGTTTGTCGGGGCACGGAAGGAATCGTATAGAGAACATTCGCGCAAACCCGAAGTGGAACTGGGCACGCTGGATGATGACCTGAAACGCAGAGACTTTACCATCAACGCGCTGGGAATTAGTCTGAATAAAGCCAACTATGGCCAGCTGATAGATGAGTTTAACGGACTGAAGGACATGAAACGGAAGATCATCCGTACGCCTTTAGAGCCCGGCATTACTTTTTCTGATGATCCCCTGCGCATGATGCGCGCCATCCGTTTTGCTACACAGCTTGGCTTCGACATTGACCCGGATACCTTTGATGCCATTACAGATAATAAAGAGCGCATCAAGATCGTATCGCAGGAGCGGATAACCGATGAGCTGAATAAGATCATTCTTGCACCTGTGCCGAGCTACGGCTTTAAATTGCTTTTCGCTTCCGGCTTACTGCACCTCATCTTCCCGAAAATGGTGGAGCTGCAAGGCGTAGAAACCAAAAACGGAAACTCGCACAAAGATAATTTTTACCACACACTGCAGGTGTTAGATAATGTAGCCCAGGTTTCGGATGATCTTTGGCTGCGCTGGTCAGCTATACTGCACGATATTGCCAAACCCGATACAAAACGTTATTCCCCAAAAGTAGGCTGGACCTTTCACGGGCACGAAGACCGCGGCGCGCGTATGGTGCCGAAGATCTTTAAAGACCTGAAACTGCCCCTGAACGAGCACATGCGCTTTGTGCAGAAACTTGTAAAACTGCATTTACGCCCAATAGCGCTGGTAAAAGATACCGTTACAGATTCTGCTTTGCGTCGCCTTTTATTTGAGACCGGTGATGATATTGATGCCCTGATGGCTTTGTGCCGCGCTGACATAACCTCTAAGAACGATGTGAAAGTGAAGCGCTACATTCAGAACTTTGATAAGGTAGAAAAACGCCTGGTTGAGGTAGAGGAGAGCGATAAACTAAGAAACTTCCAGCCTGTCATTACCGGCGAGATCATCATGGAAACCTTTGACCTGAAGCCATCTAAAACAGTGGGCGACCTGAAAGAAGTGTTGACCGAAGCCATACTGGAAGGAAAAGTAAAGAATGAATTTGACGAAGCCTATAGTTACCTGCTGCAGGTTGGTGAGCAAAAAGGGCTTCAGGTTGTAAATAAAAAGACTTTATAA